The following proteins are co-located in the Echinicola sp. 20G genome:
- a CDS encoding PASTA domain-containing protein yields the protein MSTIKEGSKKVIVHIALILGLLFAVLFVFFQIYLPGYTNHGESVTVPDLENFHYSEIEKYLEARNLRYEITPDSGFVADAQPLAVLKQNPRPGAKVKRDRKIYITLNAENAPLIKMPNLVNSPIKNAQEVLANYGLVRGEIIYTPDIGHNVVLEQKFRGRSIKEGFEIPKGSQIDLVVGDGLGKQSLAIPNVVGMDEEEAEIAIVGSGLRLGRINYVTTDTVPKGTILKQLPPSGIEAKTGELIDLWVSELGVDTNF from the coding sequence ATGAGCACTATTAAAGAAGGTTCCAAGAAAGTTATTGTCCATATTGCCTTAATATTGGGCTTATTGTTTGCGGTCCTATTCGTATTCTTTCAGATTTATCTCCCTGGATATACCAACCACGGAGAATCGGTAACTGTACCAGATCTGGAAAATTTCCACTATAGCGAGATTGAAAAATACTTGGAAGCACGTAACTTAAGGTATGAAATCACTCCTGACAGTGGTTTCGTAGCAGATGCTCAACCCTTGGCAGTACTTAAACAGAATCCACGTCCTGGTGCAAAGGTCAAAAGGGATAGAAAAATCTACATTACCTTGAATGCTGAAAATGCACCATTGATAAAAATGCCTAATTTGGTTAACAGTCCTATCAAAAATGCGCAAGAAGTATTGGCCAATTATGGTTTAGTAAGGGGCGAAATCATTTACACACCTGATATTGGACATAATGTTGTTTTAGAACAAAAATTTAGAGGCAGATCGATCAAAGAAGGGTTTGAGATCCCGAAAGGTTCCCAAATAGACTTGGTCGTTGGTGACGGACTTGGCAAGCAAAGCCTGGCCATTCCAAATGTAGTAGGCATGGATGAAGAAGAAGCAGAAATTGCCATTGTTGGCTCTGGTTTAAGGTTGGGTCGTATCAATTATGTGACCACCGATACCGTTCCTAAAGGTACTATTCTTAAACAATTGCCTCCATCTGGTATTGAAGCAAAAACAGGTGAGTTGATCGATTTATGGGTGTCTGAGCTGGGAGTCGATACAAATTTTTAA
- a CDS encoding M43 family zinc metalloprotease has product MKRILLILRIKLVLSFFLFLNTPIFAQNITPHFYNQNTISSNGDKCATPLVEAQQLQELGLFGSKEYFESWINDKIESRKKSLSLRTAADEVRVIPVVVHVIHNGEAIGNGANIPLSQIEAQIRILNEDFRRQNADAANTPDEFQGVAVDAQIEFVLAKQDPRGLPTSGINRVQGTKAVYSQSDASLVSSFSYWDSNDYLNLWVVPMQSPYIGYASFPISDLDGLNFSPSSKETDGVTIDYRYFGSGGNASSSSLGRTATHEIGHFFGLRHIWGDGDCSVDDFVDDTPNQESSNNACNSTVRTTCGSRDMIQNYMDYTPDACMNLFTAGQLERFDVVLANSPRRVSLVNGRAAQEPEVFALDLALDKIIVPQDYICSNTVTPQVEAFNAGTTALTSAVVAISLNGSVMEQKTFTFDLDQGDDFTFTFDPIDIQNDGNEFEVNVISVNNITDENPGNNLLTSSPIVQPNLALPYTYSSGDINGIWSVRNDDEGITWNQEQLTLDGTSQEALLVNFYNYETDGEMDYLITPQINLSNTPNAQLTFKMAYATYPEDGLEDRLLIGISTDCGNTFDLVNAPYDKSQETLETASSTSNEFIPTSESAFRTEVVDLSEYADYGNIRIAFIAVNGYGNNLYIKDIAINTDQVISYGFKIDEVLSPSPITDGSQENEVLNVTNTGTLVINSFLLDRTINGSEQSTLIADDITLNPNETITVELPNALTDGLNGVQYTIFQPNFDQNQNTQSSLIRYYYQDDAEVAIPWRQNFDNNSSISPWVSVNPESGETSWELVSKETGESGDNLANLREQSNENSYWIGTPVMDLSSTSRASVFFDRAASGVDSNTQMTVLFSQDGGVTFTEELTSFTGEELNTINGEAPVNPNTPSEFVREFIDLSDYTGSGFEKVRLAFVVENGNSETNPVYLDNIEFYLENNPEPVNPGLGNAKVYPNPATDLFNIVFNLDDFEDVRIQVISSSGQMVHDVIYPGTLNQTYSFSTEVFAKGVFIIKIQSDDLSLTKRLIIR; this is encoded by the coding sequence ATGAAAAGGATATTACTGATTTTAAGGATAAAGTTGGTTTTATCCTTTTTCTTATTTTTAAACACCCCCATTTTTGCCCAAAATATCACCCCTCATTTTTATAACCAAAATACCATCAGCAGTAACGGGGATAAGTGTGCTACTCCCTTAGTAGAAGCTCAGCAACTTCAGGAATTGGGCTTGTTTGGTTCAAAAGAATACTTTGAGTCTTGGATAAATGATAAGATTGAAAGCAGAAAAAAAAGCTTAAGTTTAAGAACAGCAGCGGATGAAGTAAGGGTAATTCCAGTAGTTGTTCACGTGATCCACAATGGAGAAGCGATTGGCAATGGCGCCAATATTCCACTGTCACAAATAGAAGCACAAATCAGGATCCTAAATGAGGACTTCAGAAGGCAAAATGCTGACGCAGCCAACACGCCTGATGAGTTTCAAGGTGTCGCTGTAGATGCACAAATTGAATTTGTCTTAGCCAAACAAGACCCAAGGGGACTCCCCACTTCAGGTATCAATAGAGTTCAAGGTACCAAAGCGGTTTATAGCCAAAGCGACGCAAGCTTAGTCAGCTCCTTTTCTTATTGGGATTCAAATGATTACCTTAATCTGTGGGTGGTACCCATGCAATCCCCCTATATAGGTTATGCGTCTTTTCCTATATCGGACTTAGATGGTTTAAATTTCTCCCCCAGCTCCAAAGAAACGGACGGTGTCACGATCGATTATCGCTATTTTGGTTCTGGAGGAAATGCCTCTTCTTCATCACTAGGACGAACAGCCACACATGAAATAGGCCACTTTTTTGGACTTAGGCACATTTGGGGTGATGGAGATTGTTCTGTAGATGATTTTGTAGATGACACTCCGAATCAGGAAAGCTCCAACAATGCCTGTAACAGCACTGTTCGGACAACTTGCGGCTCAAGGGACATGATCCAAAATTATATGGATTATACGCCTGATGCATGTATGAACTTGTTTACAGCTGGTCAACTTGAAAGGTTTGATGTAGTGTTAGCCAACAGCCCAAGAAGAGTTTCATTGGTAAATGGTAGGGCTGCCCAAGAGCCTGAAGTATTCGCACTCGATTTGGCATTGGATAAAATCATCGTACCTCAAGATTACATTTGTTCCAATACAGTAACCCCGCAAGTGGAAGCTTTTAATGCCGGTACAACTGCCTTGACCAGCGCCGTAGTGGCCATCTCACTCAATGGAAGTGTCATGGAGCAAAAGACATTTACTTTCGACCTTGATCAAGGAGATGATTTTACCTTTACATTTGATCCTATCGATATTCAAAATGATGGTAATGAATTCGAGGTCAACGTCATTTCAGTCAACAACATAACAGATGAGAATCCAGGAAATAACCTATTAACTTCCTCCCCTATCGTTCAACCAAATCTTGCACTTCCTTATACGTACTCATCAGGAGACATTAATGGTATTTGGTCTGTAAGGAATGATGATGAAGGAATTACTTGGAACCAGGAACAGCTTACGCTGGATGGAACTAGTCAAGAAGCGCTGCTAGTCAATTTCTACAATTATGAGACTGATGGAGAAATGGATTATTTGATTACTCCTCAAATAAACCTTTCCAACACACCTAACGCCCAGCTAACTTTCAAAATGGCTTATGCCACCTATCCTGAAGATGGCCTGGAAGACAGGTTGCTCATTGGCATTTCTACTGACTGTGGCAATACATTTGATTTAGTGAATGCCCCTTACGATAAGTCTCAAGAGACTTTGGAAACAGCCTCTTCCACTTCAAATGAATTCATCCCGACTTCGGAAAGCGCTTTTAGAACTGAAGTAGTAGACTTAAGTGAATATGCTGACTATGGAAACATAAGAATTGCTTTTATCGCTGTCAACGGCTACGGCAACAACTTATACATCAAGGATATTGCGATCAACACCGACCAAGTAATCAGCTATGGTTTTAAGATCGATGAAGTACTAAGCCCTTCACCAATTACAGATGGCAGCCAGGAAAATGAAGTGTTGAATGTAACCAACACAGGCACACTGGTGATTAATTCCTTCCTTTTGGATAGGACAATTAATGGCTCGGAGCAATCCACCTTGATCGCAGATGACATCACCTTAAATCCAAATGAAACAATTACTGTAGAACTTCCTAATGCACTTACAGATGGATTAAACGGGGTTCAATACACTATTTTCCAACCTAACTTTGACCAAAATCAAAATACTCAAAGCAGTTTGATACGCTACTACTATCAAGATGATGCAGAAGTAGCCATTCCTTGGAGGCAAAACTTTGACAACAATAGTTCCATAAGTCCTTGGGTAAGCGTAAACCCTGAAAGCGGTGAAACATCTTGGGAGTTAGTATCCAAAGAAACTGGTGAAAGTGGGGATAACCTGGCTAATCTTCGCGAGCAATCCAATGAAAACTCTTATTGGATTGGGACACCTGTGATGGATTTAAGCAGTACAAGTCGGGCAAGTGTCTTCTTTGATCGTGCAGCTAGTGGAGTGGACAGCAACACCCAAATGACCGTATTGTTTAGCCAAGACGGTGGTGTCACATTTACAGAAGAATTGACCTCTTTTACCGGCGAGGAGCTCAACACCATAAATGGTGAAGCGCCTGTTAACCCTAATACACCAAGTGAGTTTGTAAGGGAGTTTATTGATCTTTCTGACTACACTGGTTCTGGATTTGAAAAAGTTAGACTGGCCTTTGTGGTTGAAAACGGAAACAGTGAAACCAATCCGGTTTATTTGGACAATATTGAATTTTATCTTGAAAACAATCCTGAACCAGTGAACCCGGGCTTGGGCAATGCCAAGGTCTACCCTAACCCAGCTACGGATTTGTTCAACATTGTTTTTAACCTGGATGATTTCGAAGATGTTCGCATCCAAGTGATCAGTTCTTCTGGCCAAATGGTACATGATGTTATATACCCAGGAACACTCAATCAGACTTATAGCTTTAGCACTGAAGTGTTTGCCAAGGGAGTATTCATCATCAAAATTCAAAGTGATGACCTTTCCCTTACCAAAAGGTTAATCATTCGGTAG
- a CDS encoding T9SS type A sorting domain-containing protein, translating into MNRKTYIILLFSLLLTLTYFPSKAQLIQLPVNHTGFENKNNTQRARLMADTLALPFWDDFSSSSLDSAKWINQGTNVSLNVGINAPSLGVALLDGVKANGQPYSTDITQSGVTDQLSSQFINLDGLDAIAQQSIYLSFFWQAGGKAELPDASDYLELLFLDSLNNWNQVWVQQGGQDIQEFKQEIIQVNGIYLHDHFQFKFQSTGRMAGPFDSWMIDYVYISDDRNSNDLYYQDRALTQLNSNFLGKYAALPLYEFNNLPDTVPQPITNQFFNLNDRFRAMEYSIEVRNKATSAPVMVLNSNTPFNPVPLANERRDFSSAAPGDWNLEEVTEEFEMESWVYLSSGDNYLIEAINGLDTTYHTNVDFRLNDTIKTTIPIKDFYAYDRGTVDYAAGINQRSGMIAIKYNTSAPAFINAISINFTNAAQRGNAVDLMIWSSLEENPLFTKEVIIQEKPSLEAFTKFELDTTISVEGDFYVGFMQFTNEFIQIGLDKSNDTSGEVMYNTSGTWQPNTEVLGSLMIRPHMQTTGPEAPETPSETDRIKAYPNPATEQRIFLEGEMDLVKMYDAFGREINIDIIPSEKGKIINFTGNHKGVYLIKVWKKNTPQSIRILVE; encoded by the coding sequence ATGAATAGAAAGACTTATATAATTCTACTTTTTTCTTTACTGCTGACTTTGACCTATTTTCCATCAAAGGCACAGTTGATACAGCTTCCTGTAAATCATACAGGTTTTGAAAATAAAAATAACACGCAAAGAGCAAGGCTAATGGCAGACACATTGGCCTTGCCCTTTTGGGATGACTTTTCATCCAGCAGCTTGGATTCAGCAAAATGGATCAATCAAGGAACCAATGTTTCTCTGAATGTAGGCATTAACGCACCTAGTTTGGGTGTAGCGCTTCTGGATGGAGTTAAAGCCAATGGCCAACCTTATAGTACGGATATTACCCAATCCGGAGTGACTGACCAGTTAAGCTCTCAATTCATCAATCTGGATGGCCTTGACGCTATAGCACAACAATCCATTTACCTCAGTTTCTTTTGGCAAGCAGGTGGAAAGGCAGAACTCCCCGATGCTTCAGATTACTTGGAATTACTATTCTTGGACAGTTTGAATAACTGGAACCAAGTTTGGGTACAGCAAGGAGGTCAGGATATTCAGGAATTTAAACAGGAAATTATTCAGGTCAATGGCATTTACCTTCATGATCATTTCCAATTCAAGTTCCAAAGTACCGGAAGAATGGCAGGGCCTTTCGATAGCTGGATGATAGATTATGTTTACATCAGTGATGATAGAAACAGTAATGATTTATATTATCAGGACCGTGCCCTAACACAATTGAACAGTAACTTTTTGGGCAAATATGCTGCTCTTCCACTTTATGAGTTTAATAATTTGCCAGACACTGTCCCTCAGCCTATCACTAACCAATTTTTCAATTTAAATGATCGGTTTAGGGCCATGGAATATTCCATTGAAGTAAGAAATAAAGCAACTTCAGCACCTGTAATGGTGCTTAATAGCAATACACCTTTTAACCCAGTACCACTGGCCAACGAAAGAAGGGACTTTAGCAGCGCAGCTCCAGGGGATTGGAACTTGGAAGAAGTTACAGAAGAATTTGAAATGGAAAGTTGGGTTTATCTTAGTTCGGGTGACAATTACTTGATTGAGGCGATCAATGGATTAGATACCACTTATCATACAAACGTTGACTTTAGGCTTAATGACACCATTAAAACTACTATCCCAATCAAAGACTTTTATGCTTACGATAGAGGCACTGTAGATTATGCGGCGGGAATCAATCAGCGATCCGGAATGATTGCGATAAAGTACAACACTTCAGCTCCAGCCTTTATTAATGCCATTAGCATCAATTTCACCAATGCCGCCCAAAGAGGTAATGCAGTGGACTTGATGATTTGGTCATCACTGGAGGAAAACCCATTGTTCACCAAGGAAGTGATCATCCAAGAAAAACCCTCCTTAGAAGCTTTTACCAAATTTGAACTGGATACTACCATCAGCGTAGAAGGAGACTTTTATGTAGGTTTTATGCAGTTCACCAATGAGTTTATACAAATCGGCTTAGACAAGTCCAATGATACATCGGGTGAAGTCATGTATAATACATCAGGTACTTGGCAACCCAATACAGAGGTCTTAGGTTCTTTGATGATCAGGCCACATATGCAAACAACAGGCCCAGAGGCGCCTGAAACACCCAGCGAGACTGATAGAATAAAAGCCTATCCAAACCCTGCCACCGAGCAAAGGATTTTTCTGGAAGGAGAAATGGATCTGGTCAAAATGTATGATGCTTTTGGCAGGGAAATAAATATAGATATCATACCTTCGGAAAAAGGTAAAATCATTAATTTTACAGGTAATCACAAGGGAGTGTACCTGATCAAGGTATGGAAGAAAAACACTCCGCAATCAATCAGAATTTTAGTAGAATAA
- a CDS encoding NifU family protein: METELIGKIETALDSIRPYLEADGGNVKIVGLTEEMVLQLELTGTCSSCPMSTMTLKAGVEEAVKKAIPEITKVEAINISVSE; this comes from the coding sequence ATGGAAACTGAACTGATAGGAAAAATAGAAACAGCATTGGATTCAATTCGTCCTTATTTGGAGGCTGATGGTGGCAATGTGAAAATTGTGGGACTTACAGAGGAAATGGTATTACAATTGGAGCTAACTGGTACATGCAGCTCATGTCCAATGTCCACCATGACCTTGAAAGCCGGTGTTGAGGAAGCGGTAAAAAAAGCCATTCCTGAAATCACAAAGGTGGAAGCCATCAACATTTCTGTTTCAGAGTAA